From a single Polynucleobacter asymbioticus QLW-P1DMWA-1 genomic region:
- the murA gene encoding UDP-N-acetylglucosamine 1-carboxyvinyltransferase, whose translation MDKLRMTGGTPLNGEVTIAGAKNAALPILCACLLTDQPVVLRNLPDLQDVRTMLKLLQEIGVVVSFPDANNPNHVILNAAVIKSSEATYEMVKTMRASILVLGPLLARMHSAKVSLPGGCAIGARPVDQHIKGLKAMGASIKIKSGYIQAETKPTTERLKGASILTDMITVTGTENLLMAATLASGTTILENAAREPEVGDLAELLVKMGAKITGIGSDRLVIEGVEKLHGAEHSVIPDRIEAGTFLCAVAAAGGEVLVKHCRPDTLDAVIVKLKEAGLKMEIGPDWIKASMQGRPKAVSFRTSEYPAFPTDMQAQLMAVNAVANGNSTITETIFENRFMHVQELNRLGADIAIEGNTAIAQGVERLSGAIVMATDLRASASLVIAGLAAQGETQVDRIYHLDRGYDRMEQKLTRLGANIERIK comes from the coding sequence ATGGATAAATTAAGAATGACTGGCGGTACCCCGCTCAATGGCGAGGTGACGATTGCAGGCGCAAAGAATGCTGCGCTACCAATTTTGTGTGCCTGTCTCTTAACTGACCAACCAGTCGTGTTACGTAATTTACCTGATCTTCAAGATGTCCGAACCATGCTCAAGTTATTGCAAGAGATTGGTGTGGTCGTTAGTTTTCCAGATGCGAATAATCCTAACCATGTGATCTTAAATGCGGCTGTGATCAAGAGTTCTGAGGCAACTTATGAAATGGTGAAAACTATGCGTGCATCGATCTTGGTGCTTGGTCCTTTGCTCGCCAGAATGCATAGCGCCAAAGTGTCATTGCCGGGTGGGTGTGCCATTGGTGCTCGACCTGTCGATCAGCATATTAAGGGCCTCAAGGCCATGGGTGCGAGCATCAAAATTAAGAGTGGTTACATTCAGGCTGAAACCAAGCCGACAACGGAACGACTCAAGGGCGCCTCAATTCTGACTGACATGATTACTGTGACGGGGACTGAAAATTTATTAATGGCGGCGACCTTGGCTTCGGGTACAACTATTTTAGAAAATGCAGCACGTGAGCCAGAGGTTGGTGATCTCGCTGAATTACTCGTTAAGATGGGCGCAAAGATTACGGGTATTGGCAGTGACCGTTTGGTAATTGAGGGTGTTGAAAAACTCCATGGAGCTGAACATTCAGTCATTCCGGACCGAATTGAAGCAGGTACTTTTTTATGCGCAGTTGCTGCTGCAGGTGGAGAAGTATTGGTGAAGCATTGCCGCCCGGATACGCTTGACGCGGTTATCGTCAAGTTAAAAGAAGCAGGCTTGAAGATGGAGATAGGGCCGGATTGGATTAAGGCGTCTATGCAGGGTCGTCCGAAAGCAGTGAGCTTTCGTACTTCGGAATATCCAGCCTTCCCCACAGATATGCAGGCACAGCTCATGGCTGTAAATGCAGTAGCAAACGGTAATTCGACAATTACGGAAACAATTTTTGAAAATCGCTTTATGCACGTTCAAGAATTAAATCGCTTGGGTGCTGATATTGCGATTGAGGGTAATACTGCAATTGCGCAGGGAGTAGAGAGGCTTTCTGGAGCCATTGTGATGGCTACGGATTTACGCGCTTCAGCCAGCTTGGTGATTGCTGGCCTTGCTGCCCAAGGT
- a CDS encoding ABC transporter permease: MKNALNKPTLEYGSGFPTLLYKEVKRFYKVAFQTVAAPVLTAILYLMIFGHVLEGKEVYGRLSYTAFLIPGLVMMSVLQNAFANTSSSLIQSKITGNLVFVLLAPLSHFEFYAAYILAAVFRGVVVGLGVFLITAWYGLPAIENPIWILTFAFLGAAILGSLGLIAGIWADKYDQLAAFQNFIIMPATMLSGVFYSIHSLPPAWQVVSHFNPFFYMIDGFRFGFFGVSDISPWNSLAIVLCFFAVVSVIALRLLQKGYKLRH; this comes from the coding sequence ATGAAAAACGCGCTAAATAAGCCTACGTTGGAATACGGTAGCGGCTTTCCGACATTGTTATATAAAGAAGTAAAACGTTTTTATAAGGTGGCTTTTCAGACGGTAGCAGCGCCAGTCCTCACCGCAATTTTGTATCTCATGATTTTTGGTCATGTGCTCGAAGGTAAAGAGGTTTACGGGCGCCTAAGTTACACCGCCTTTTTAATTCCCGGTCTGGTCATGATGAGTGTCTTGCAAAATGCGTTCGCTAATACTTCTTCATCCTTAATTCAATCCAAAATTACTGGCAACCTTGTTTTTGTTCTGCTGGCACCGTTAAGTCATTTTGAGTTCTACGCTGCATATATTCTGGCAGCAGTATTCCGCGGTGTAGTTGTTGGCTTGGGTGTATTCCTCATCACGGCCTGGTATGGCTTACCTGCTATAGAAAACCCTATTTGGATTTTGACATTTGCATTTTTAGGGGCCGCAATTTTGGGTAGTCTAGGTTTGATTGCGGGAATCTGGGCAGATAAATATGATCAGCTGGCTGCATTTCAGAATTTCATCATCATGCCTGCTACGATGCTATCCGGCGTCTTCTATTCAATTCACTCATTGCCACCCGCATGGCAGGTTGTATCTCATTTCAACCCCTTCTTTTATATGATCGACGGATTTCGATTTGGGTTCTTTGGAGTTTCAGATATATCCCCATGGAATAGTTTGGCAATAGTGTTGTGCTTCTTTGCTGTAGTTTCAGTAATCGCATTACGATTGCTGCAAAAGGGCTATAAGCTCAGACATTAA
- a CDS encoding BolA family protein — MLPTPEQIKGYIKQGIECTHIQVEGDGQHFFATIVSPEFEGKRLIQRHQLVYAAMGDRMKAEVHALSIKAFTPEEFTQNMAK; from the coding sequence ATGTTGCCAACCCCAGAACAGATTAAAGGCTATATCAAGCAAGGTATTGAATGTACTCATATTCAAGTTGAAGGTGATGGCCAACATTTTTTTGCCACCATTGTGAGCCCTGAGTTTGAGGGTAAACGTTTAATTCAGCGCCATCAATTGGTATATGCTGCCATGGGCGATCGCATGAAGGCAGAAGTGCATGCTTTATCGATTAAGGCATTTACCCCAGAAGAGTTCACTCAGAACATGGCTAAATAA